In one Parageobacillus genomosp. 1 genomic region, the following are encoded:
- a CDS encoding Na+/H+ antiporter NhaC family protein, with the protein MELKKGNLFALFPFVVFLVLFIGAGIVTGDFYKFPVIVAILIAASISLMMNPKESLTKKVEVFTKGAGNADVMLIVIIFLLAGAFSEVTKKMGAVESTVNLALSVIPQNLLIVGLFVIGCFISISLGTSMGTIVALAPIGVGISEQTDISLTLSMAAVIGGAMFGDNLSFISDTTIAAVRTQNTKMKDKFKVNFFIVLPAAIITIVLFWIFTAGEQAEMTNQSFNWIKILPYLGVLVTALMGVNVLVVLAGGILLAGIIGLLDGSYSAMGLIQAIGDGVAGMQELSLLAILISGMVEVIKHNGGIDYLLQLVTRNVKSKKGAQFGIAGLVSLTNLSTANNTISILIAGPLAKNIADQYDIDPRKSASILDIFSCCFQGLIPYGAQMLLAAGVASISPLSILQYSFYPILIGVCGMLAIVLDYPKLKTPKEVKANFEVNKAV; encoded by the coding sequence GTGGAGTTAAAAAAAGGAAATCTATTTGCGTTATTTCCGTTTGTCGTCTTTTTAGTGTTGTTCATTGGTGCAGGAATTGTTACGGGTGATTTTTATAAATTTCCAGTCATTGTGGCGATTTTGATTGCGGCAAGTATTTCGTTGATGATGAATCCGAAAGAGTCTTTAACGAAGAAGGTTGAAGTGTTTACCAAAGGGGCTGGAAATGCCGATGTCATGTTAATAGTCATCATTTTCTTATTAGCAGGGGCATTTTCGGAAGTAACCAAAAAAATGGGGGCTGTTGAATCAACGGTCAACTTAGCCCTTTCCGTTATTCCGCAAAATTTATTAATAGTCGGTTTATTTGTCATTGGATGTTTTATCTCCATTTCGCTAGGAACTTCTATGGGAACGATTGTAGCATTAGCGCCGATTGGAGTTGGAATTAGCGAACAAACGGATATTTCTTTGACATTATCGATGGCAGCTGTCATTGGTGGTGCCATGTTTGGAGATAACTTATCTTTTATCTCGGACACAACGATTGCGGCAGTACGAACACAAAATACGAAAATGAAAGATAAGTTTAAGGTGAACTTTTTCATTGTTTTACCAGCGGCCATTATCACCATCGTTCTTTTCTGGATATTTACTGCTGGAGAGCAAGCGGAAATGACGAATCAATCTTTTAATTGGATAAAAATTTTACCTTACCTTGGTGTATTAGTGACTGCATTAATGGGTGTCAATGTACTAGTTGTGTTAGCAGGCGGCATTTTATTAGCAGGAATCATCGGCCTTCTTGATGGAAGCTACAGTGCAATGGGTCTCATTCAAGCCATCGGTGACGGGGTCGCTGGAATGCAAGAATTGTCGCTGCTTGCGATTTTAATTTCCGGTATGGTGGAAGTCATTAAACATAACGGTGGAATTGATTATTTACTTCAATTAGTAACAAGAAATGTGAAGTCGAAAAAAGGAGCACAATTCGGTATCGCAGGGTTAGTGAGTTTAACAAATCTTTCAACAGCAAACAATACGATTTCCATTTTAATTGCTGGCCCGCTTGCGAAAAACATTGCAGATCAATATGACATTGATCCGCGTAAATCTGCCAGCATATTAGATATTTTTTCATGCTGTTTCCAAGGGCTCATCCCATACGGTGCGCAAATGCTTTTGGCAGCAGGTGTTGCTTCCATTTCACCATTAAGTATTTTGCAGTATTCATTCTATCCAATCTTAATTGGAGTTTGTGGTATGCTTGCGATTGTGCTTGACTATCCAAAATTGAAAACGCCAAAAGAAGTGAAGGCGAACTTTGAAGTGAATAAAGCGGTATAA
- a CDS encoding NAD(P)/FAD-dependent oxidoreductase, whose product MKPFFLIVGAGPAGIGMGILFKQLGIENFGILERDRIGSSFRQWPKEMRFITPSFTGQGFGALDLNAISPTTSPAYTLQKERLSGEDYALYLDLLAEYYDLPVREGVNVTEVMKRGDRFLLKTNEGDYEADAVIWATGEFQFPNARPFPGAEHALHNRYVDSWSKFEKGHYVVIGGYESGIDAAVNLVAYGNEVTVISAKELNGEKEADPSLALAPYTWERLRAAEQTKRLTIIEKTKVEKIEKEKNGYTLFLSNGDQMMTQTKPILATGFRSGAEQIHSLFEWCENGKTKLTVHDESTITPNLFLIGPSVAHDQAIFCFIYKFRQRFAVVAKQLVDRFGLPHEEDVFTHYANNQMYLTDLSCCEVKCDC is encoded by the coding sequence ATGAAACCTTTTTTTCTTATCGTTGGAGCAGGTCCTGCTGGGATTGGAATGGGAATATTATTCAAGCAGTTAGGGATTGAGAATTTCGGGATTTTAGAGCGTGATCGCATTGGTTCATCGTTTAGGCAATGGCCGAAGGAGATGCGCTTTATTACGCCATCGTTTACTGGTCAAGGATTTGGCGCATTAGATTTAAATGCTATTTCACCGACCACATCGCCTGCGTATACACTGCAAAAAGAGCGGCTAAGCGGTGAAGATTATGCTCTATATCTTGACTTATTGGCGGAATATTACGATTTGCCGGTTCGTGAGGGAGTGAACGTGACCGAGGTGATGAAAAGAGGCGATCGTTTTCTCTTAAAGACGAATGAAGGAGATTACGAAGCAGATGCCGTCATTTGGGCGACAGGGGAATTCCAATTTCCGAATGCACGCCCATTTCCGGGAGCCGAACATGCGTTACATAACCGATATGTCGACAGTTGGAGCAAGTTTGAAAAAGGACACTATGTGGTCATTGGCGGTTATGAAAGTGGGATTGATGCGGCTGTGAATTTAGTTGCTTATGGAAATGAAGTGACAGTGATTTCGGCTAAGGAGCTAAATGGAGAAAAAGAAGCGGATCCAAGTTTGGCGTTAGCACCGTATACGTGGGAGCGCTTGCGAGCAGCTGAACAAACAAAGCGCTTAACCATTATAGAAAAGACCAAGGTGGAGAAGATTGAGAAAGAGAAAAACGGCTATACGTTATTCCTCTCGAATGGGGATCAAATGATGACACAGACGAAGCCGATTTTAGCAACAGGGTTTCGCTCAGGAGCGGAACAAATTCACTCATTGTTTGAATGGTGCGAAAACGGAAAAACGAAGCTGACGGTTCATGATGAATCGACCATTACGCCGAATTTATTTTTAATTGGGCCGAGCGTCGCTCATGATCAGGCGATTTTCTGCTTTATTTATAAGTTTCGACAACGTTTCGCGGTAGTCGCAAAACAATTGGTTGATCGTTTCGGGCTGCCTCATGAAGAAGACGTGTTCACTCACTATGCAAACAATCAAATGTATTTAACGGACTTATCATGTTGTGAGGTGAAGTGTGATTGTTAG
- a CDS encoding nucleoside recognition domain-containing protein, which yields MLAGRTKRKRLLLIGFESVGKTTLFSRWTQFGIGEETNVKGTTYTIRSHPIRRLNGWEVVDTPGLRRGDELGKRQLKKEVAKAHHVMLVVRGTHFHEELEELLSIVSVAQADVSIAVTFVDKMNGRAKALLENVQRQYHFPLFLTKGRKESEQTLPPFEQGRKWTEDDIKVLQSLNLPKQEPASLLFERPIIGPLVSVAAILMMFLFPVYIAYNIAEWGQPLLEIALAGVVHALEGKGKLVEALLVGDYGLLTLGAYSFLWAFPVVFLLSIMMAVTDETGIKDRITDALDPYLRKIGLNGQDLIPVLTGFGCNVVAVQQSRLCSACTRKSCISLLSFGSACSYQIGATISIFHSAQKPHLFLPYLFTLFIVGALHTRIWNRQALVHTALIRPHRTFIQMPTWSGVSYRVRSTVFQFLTQAMPIFLVICLIAGLMDVLGWMEKAVLLFAPLVRWLNLPTEAAVGLVFSMIRKDGILLFNEGHQVLLTSMSTFQLFLVVYLASTFSTCAVTFWTIAKELGGEEALSLSGKQMITSFTSALLLSILFGG from the coding sequence TTGTTAGCCGGGCGAACGAAACGAAAACGACTTTTGCTTATCGGATTTGAATCCGTTGGAAAGACAACGTTATTTTCAAGGTGGACGCAGTTTGGCATCGGCGAAGAAACAAATGTAAAGGGAACGACGTATACGATTCGCTCCCATCCCATTCGTCGCTTGAATGGGTGGGAGGTTGTCGATACACCGGGGCTGCGCAGAGGGGATGAACTTGGTAAACGGCAACTCAAAAAAGAAGTGGCAAAGGCACATCATGTCATGCTCGTTGTGCGCGGTACACATTTCCATGAGGAGTTGGAAGAACTTCTGTCCATTGTTTCTGTTGCGCAAGCGGACGTCTCCATTGCCGTTACGTTTGTGGATAAAATGAACGGACGAGCGAAAGCATTGTTAGAAAATGTCCAAAGGCAATACCATTTCCCGCTTTTTTTAACAAAAGGGAGAAAGGAATCGGAACAAACACTTCCTCCATTTGAACAAGGAAGAAAATGGACAGAAGATGACATCAAGGTGTTGCAGTCGCTCAACTTGCCCAAACAAGAGCCTGCTTCGCTTTTATTTGAGCGTCCAATTATCGGACCGCTCGTTTCTGTAGCAGCGATTTTGATGATGTTTCTCTTTCCTGTTTACATTGCCTATAACATAGCAGAGTGGGGACAACCTTTATTAGAAATAGCGCTTGCCGGTGTCGTTCACGCTCTTGAAGGAAAAGGAAAACTGGTGGAAGCGTTGCTGGTTGGAGATTACGGGTTGCTTACGTTGGGGGCATATTCATTTTTATGGGCGTTTCCAGTTGTCTTTTTGTTGAGTATCATGATGGCTGTCACCGATGAAACGGGGATTAAAGATCGGATAACAGATGCGCTTGATCCGTATTTACGAAAAATAGGATTGAATGGCCAAGATCTCATTCCTGTATTAACTGGATTTGGATGTAATGTTGTGGCTGTCCAGCAGAGCAGATTGTGCAGCGCTTGTACGCGGAAATCGTGTATTTCTCTCCTTTCATTTGGTTCGGCATGCAGTTATCAAATTGGCGCAACGATTTCGATTTTTCATAGCGCGCAAAAGCCGCACTTATTTTTGCCATACTTATTCACTCTTTTTATCGTTGGTGCACTTCATACGAGGATATGGAACCGGCAGGCATTGGTGCATACAGCCTTGATTCGTCCGCATCGGACATTTATTCAGATGCCGACGTGGTCAGGAGTTTCGTACCGCGTTCGTTCAACGGTATTTCAATTTTTAACACAGGCCATGCCGATCTTTTTGGTGATTTGTTTAATCGCCGGGTTGATGGATGTGTTAGGATGGATGGAAAAAGCGGTGTTGTTGTTTGCGCCGCTTGTTCGATGGTTGAATTTGCCGACGGAAGCAGCTGTCGGTCTTGTTTTTTCCATGATTCGCAAAGATGGCATTTTATTGTTTAATGAAGGGCATCAGGTATTGTTGACGTCAATGTCGACATTTCAACTCTTTCTTGTCGTTTATCTCGCTTCCACTTTCAGTACATGCGCGGTTACCTTTTGGACGATTGCGAAGGAATTAGGGGGGGAGGAGGCGCTGTCATTATCAGGAAAGCAAATGATCACCTCGTTTACATCCGCGCTTTTGCTTTCGATATTATTCGGGGGATGA
- a CDS encoding thioredoxin family protein — MNAKNELFSIEEIEHFVNNHHLAFLYISKTNCSVCHALLPKVKKVMAEFPKIQMAFVNVDDVPNIAGHLSIFTAPVLILYVDGKEVLREARFVHVEQFKEKVKKIYFLTFF, encoded by the coding sequence TTGAACGCAAAGAATGAACTATTTTCTATAGAAGAAATTGAGCATTTCGTAAACAATCATCATTTAGCATTTTTATACATCTCGAAAACAAATTGCAGTGTTTGCCATGCGTTACTGCCAAAAGTGAAAAAAGTCATGGCCGAATTTCCAAAGATTCAAATGGCCTTTGTCAACGTCGATGATGTCCCGAACATCGCAGGTCACCTTTCTATATTTACCGCACCTGTTTTGATTTTATATGTCGATGGAAAAGAAGTTTTACGAGAGGCAAGGTTTGTTCATGTTGAACAGTTTAAAGAGAAAGTGAAGAAAATTTATTTTTTAACATTTTTCTGA
- a CDS encoding YmaF family protein, translating into MEIPVSGYLVHSDDSDAYHSHNLYITTWDGRPVHVHQFSGVTSYDAGHSHKYVGVTEPAPSGVPHTHRYFTFTSFDDGHRHEIRGVTGPAIPLPGGGHYHEFSGVTTISGRIPHSHRYRGRTSG; encoded by the coding sequence ATGGAGATACCTGTTAGCGGATATTTGGTTCATTCTGATGATTCCGATGCATATCACTCGCATAACCTGTATATTACTACTTGGGATGGCAGGCCTGTGCATGTTCACCAATTCTCCGGGGTTACTTCTTATGACGCAGGCCATAGCCATAAATATGTTGGCGTGACAGAACCTGCGCCAAGCGGTGTTCCACATACACACCGTTATTTTACATTTACATCTTTCGATGATGGGCATAGGCATGAGATAAGGGGGGTTACCGGACCGGCTATCCCACTTCCAGGCGGGGGACATTATCACGAATTCTCCGGCGTTACCACAATCAGCGGCCGAATTCCTCACTCGCATCGATACAGAGGAAGAACGAGCGGATGA
- a CDS encoding formate/nitrite transporter family protein, with protein MEAVQKCKELAVKKRAILDRSLVQYMMRAALAGVYIGFALVLCFRVGEFFREANSPATYLVSGIFFGIALVLIMYGGAELFTGNTMYFTISTLHKETTIKDTLRNWLACYSGNLLGAVFFAFLISQSGVFDHIPQDHLLFLVAAKKMHATTMQLFFKGILCNWLVCLAIFIPMQMKEDIAKVFSMILIVFIFFASGYEHSIANFVLFSLALAVPHPATIDLAGVVHNIIPVTIGNIVGGALFMGALYTYLTSQKEGHVSAKQPVGYLFHKGKILNK; from the coding sequence ATGGAAGCAGTTCAAAAATGTAAAGAGTTGGCTGTAAAAAAACGAGCCATTCTAGATCGTTCCCTTGTTCAATATATGATGCGGGCTGCTTTAGCAGGGGTGTACATCGGATTTGCTCTTGTTCTTTGTTTTCGTGTAGGTGAATTTTTCCGTGAAGCGAATTCTCCTGCTACTTATTTAGTAAGCGGTATTTTTTTCGGAATCGCTTTAGTATTAATTATGTACGGTGGGGCAGAACTATTTACTGGTAATACGATGTATTTTACAATCAGTACCTTGCACAAAGAAACGACAATCAAAGATACGTTGCGGAACTGGCTTGCATGTTATAGCGGTAATTTATTAGGTGCTGTATTTTTCGCTTTTCTTATTTCGCAATCCGGTGTTTTTGATCATATTCCACAAGACCATTTATTATTTCTTGTGGCGGCGAAAAAAATGCACGCAACAACGATGCAGCTCTTTTTTAAAGGAATTCTCTGTAACTGGCTTGTTTGTTTAGCGATTTTTATTCCCATGCAAATGAAAGAGGATATAGCAAAAGTATTTTCGATGATTCTTATTGTTTTTATCTTTTTTGCCTCTGGATACGAACACTCCATTGCCAATTTCGTCCTCTTTTCACTTGCATTAGCAGTCCCGCATCCAGCGACGATCGACTTAGCAGGAGTGGTGCATAACATTATTCCTGTTACAATAGGCAATATTGTCGGCGGTGCCCTATTTATGGGAGCGTTGTATACATACTTGACATCTCAAAAAGAAGGTCACGTTTCAGCAAAACAGCCTGTTGGATACTTGTTTCATAAAGGGAAAATTTTGAATAAATGA
- the murF gene encoding UDP-N-acetylmuramoyl-tripeptide--D-alanyl-D-alanine ligase codes for MKWLYLNEIVAQIGGSLVQGTGNPLIKNVVTKRYKVDNHTLLIDLYTKRKIRSKLFQKYKPIVVVTEKPQDFNHLGDDVIVIKVEDVDEAYWKFIDYYRSLFDIPIIGVTGTCGKTTTKEMIKHILEKRYKVQATYKSFNGGHRNHRYLLGIDETTGAAVIEMGVDSPGDITFYIKYFRPQIRILLNIDVYHLVGCKTPERYLEAKAEILHDLDPVNGTLILNADDENIKKIDVSKFRNIILYFGFSDGCDFQATDVAYDRGGMRFTLRHQNQTYPVFVPGYGKHNVYNALAAIAAVWSAGVDIKEACERLASFNQVIEHLEFHSGLGGCTVIDDTWNVTPLSMANALQVMKEVAGSKTKIALLGYMPQLGDGEYARQEYAKMGEKVIETQVDFLIVVGDEAKEIGRKALELGMDSSKVYFSNSGTEIYEILHPLLNEEAIVLLKIPHRVMVQDSFKELKAKIIVS; via the coding sequence ATGAAATGGCTTTATCTAAACGAGATTGTTGCTCAAATTGGTGGGTCATTGGTGCAAGGAACGGGAAATCCTCTCATTAAAAATGTGGTAACGAAACGCTACAAGGTAGATAATCATACACTGCTCATTGATTTATATACAAAAAGAAAAATCCGCTCCAAGCTGTTTCAAAAATATAAGCCTATTGTCGTTGTAACGGAAAAGCCACAAGACTTTAACCATCTTGGCGATGATGTCATTGTCATAAAAGTAGAAGATGTAGATGAGGCCTATTGGAAGTTTATTGATTATTACCGCAGCCTTTTTGATATCCCCATTATAGGGGTAACAGGAACCTGCGGTAAAACAACAACAAAAGAAATGATTAAACATATTCTTGAAAAACGTTATAAAGTCCAAGCTACTTATAAGAGTTTCAACGGCGGTCATCGAAATCATCGTTATCTTCTTGGAATTGATGAGACAACAGGAGCAGCCGTGATTGAAATGGGCGTAGACTCCCCAGGGGATATCACTTTTTATATAAAATATTTTCGCCCACAGATAAGGATTTTGTTAAACATTGACGTGTATCATCTGGTGGGATGTAAAACTCCGGAACGTTATCTGGAGGCGAAAGCGGAAATCCTGCATGATTTAGATCCGGTGAACGGAACTCTCATCTTAAATGCGGATGATGAGAACATCAAAAAAATTGATGTGAGTAAATTCCGCAACATCATTCTCTATTTCGGCTTCAGCGACGGATGCGACTTTCAAGCAACGGATGTCGCCTATGACCGAGGAGGTATGAGGTTTACGCTCCGTCATCAAAATCAAACCTATCCCGTCTTTGTGCCAGGGTATGGCAAACATAACGTGTATAATGCTCTTGCCGCCATCGCAGCGGTGTGGAGTGCAGGGGTGGATATAAAGGAAGCATGCGAGCGATTGGCGTCGTTCAATCAAGTAATCGAACATTTGGAGTTCCATTCCGGGCTCGGTGGCTGCACCGTCATTGACGATACATGGAATGTAACTCCTCTTTCGATGGCAAACGCTCTTCAAGTAATGAAAGAAGTTGCCGGTTCCAAAACGAAAATCGCTCTTTTAGGATATATGCCCCAGTTAGGGGACGGAGAGTATGCACGGCAAGAGTATGCCAAGATGGGAGAGAAAGTAATCGAAACACAAGTGGATTTTCTCATTGTGGTGGGGGATGAAGCGAAGGAAATCGGAAGAAAAGCCCTAGAACTCGGAATGGATTCAAGTAAAGTTTATTTTTCCAACAGCGGTACGGAAATCTATGAGATCCTTCACCCACTTTTAAACGAGGAAGCGATCGTGCTTCTCAAGATCCCTCACCGTGTCATGGTTCAGGACTCATTTAAAGAACTGAAGGCGAAAATCATCGTTTCATGA
- a CDS encoding Mur ligase family protein has protein sequence MKSLYLQEILAAIGGTVIQGSGNPLIKDVTYRPKKIKDQTMLFYRYNDMKIDRKLFQKYKSVVVVTDNPDYFQDIGKDVIIIKVPNIEEAYWKFVNYYRHLFDIPIIGITGTCGKTTTKEMVKHILRKYYKVQSTFLSNNQRSLNLKYLLGIDDETQAAVFEMPVASPGYLANTIQYFQPQIRVLLNIDVYHLKDCKTPEAYMKAKAEIINGLDPKTGIIILNADDSNIKKVLDVSGFQRVIYFGFSDGCHFQAKNVRYVDGGMQFTLKHQDQTYEVFVPGYGKPNVYNALAAIAAASSAGMSVQECCERLASFEQMKEHLQFRHGAGGCTIIDDTWNAAPLSMASALEVLQETSGSKTKIAILGYMPQLGESEFARQQYARIGEKVVETQVDYLFVVGDEAREIGRKAIELGMDPGKVHFSNSGTEIYQILKPFLNQDSVVLLKIPHRVMVQDSFQKLKRAIMP, from the coding sequence ATGAAAAGTTTATATCTCCAAGAAATTCTTGCGGCGATAGGCGGTACTGTCATACAAGGATCCGGCAATCCCTTGATAAAAGATGTTACCTATCGACCCAAAAAAATTAAAGACCAAACGATGCTGTTTTACCGTTACAACGATATGAAAATTGACAGGAAATTATTTCAAAAGTACAAATCGGTCGTTGTTGTTACAGACAATCCTGATTATTTCCAAGATATAGGCAAGGATGTCATTATTATTAAAGTACCAAATATAGAGGAAGCCTATTGGAAGTTTGTTAACTATTATCGCCATCTTTTTGACATCCCGATTATCGGCATCACTGGTACCTGTGGCAAGACAACGACCAAAGAAATGGTAAAACATATATTAAGAAAATATTATAAAGTCCAATCCACCTTTCTCAGCAATAATCAAAGATCCCTTAATTTAAAGTATTTGCTCGGTATTGATGATGAGACACAAGCAGCTGTCTTTGAAATGCCTGTTGCTTCCCCAGGTTATTTGGCCAACACCATTCAATATTTCCAACCCCAAATCAGAGTCTTGTTAAACATTGATGTCTACCATTTAAAGGATTGCAAAACACCGGAAGCCTATATGAAGGCGAAAGCCGAAATCATAAACGGATTAGATCCGAAGACAGGGATTATCATCTTAAACGCTGATGACAGTAACATAAAAAAGGTTCTCGATGTTAGCGGATTTCAACGGGTCATCTATTTTGGCTTCAGTGACGGATGCCATTTTCAAGCGAAAAATGTCCGCTACGTGGATGGCGGAATGCAGTTCACTCTTAAGCATCAAGATCAAACTTACGAGGTTTTTGTGCCGGGTTACGGCAAGCCTAATGTATACAACGCCCTTGCCGCTATCGCAGCCGCATCCAGTGCGGGCATGAGTGTGCAGGAATGTTGCGAACGATTGGCATCGTTTGAACAGATGAAAGAACATCTGCAATTCCGTCACGGAGCGGGCGGATGCACCATCATTGACGATACATGGAATGCGGCTCCTCTTTCCATGGCGTCCGCACTTGAAGTACTTCAAGAAACCTCCGGCTCGAAAACGAAGATCGCGATTTTGGGATATATGCCCCAGCTTGGGGAGAGCGAATTTGCAAGGCAACAATACGCGAGGATAGGCGAAAAAGTGGTGGAAACACAGGTTGACTACCTGTTTGTCGTAGGGGATGAAGCCCGGGAAATCGGAAGAAAAGCAATCGAGCTTGGAATGGATCCGGGCAAAGTTCATTTTTCCAACAGCGGAACGGAAATCTATCAAATCCTTAAGCCTTTTTTAAACCAGGACTCTGTCGTGCTTCTTAAAATCCCTCATCGCGTCATGGTTCAGGACTCCTTCCAAAAGTTAAAACGGGCAATAATGCCTTAA
- the aepX gene encoding phosphoenolpyruvate mutase → MKKTTQLRNLINSNSLEFIMEAHNGLSAKIVEEAGFKGIWASGLSISASMGVRDNNEASWTQVLEVLEFMSDATSIPILLDGDTGYGNFNNARRLVKKLESRQIAGVCIEDKLFPKTNSFISGEAQPLADIEEFCGKIKAMKDSQTDDDFVVVARVEAFIAGWGLREALRRAEAYRQAGADAILIHSKRNDITEIEAFMKEWGNRLPVVIVPTKYYSVPTQKFRELGVSLVIWANHNLRAAIKAMQETSRQICQEQSLVNIEPNVVSVDEVFRLQGVDELKQAEKRYLPASGKNVNAIILAASRGDMDELTAEIPKTLLEVGGKSLLATQIDEFNKVGIKDICVVRGFAKDKVAAANFSVIDNDLFAETKELYSLYLAKDKIKENTVISYGDIIFKNYILNDLLNDMNDITLIVDADVETISHDKDFVSTDTPYSKKLYSSTVRFIKMSGDLKEEEIHGEFIGLWKVTKNGSKIVKKALEELSKREDFKQLTMADLFNYISSFHPIAVKYIKGSWLDIDTIRDLQKAGDLFDKH, encoded by the coding sequence ATGAAAAAGACAACTCAGTTAAGAAATCTAATCAATTCTAATTCATTGGAATTTATCATGGAGGCTCACAATGGATTGTCGGCGAAAATTGTGGAAGAGGCCGGATTTAAAGGAATTTGGGCGAGTGGACTATCTATTTCCGCTTCCATGGGAGTAAGAGACAACAACGAAGCTTCATGGACACAGGTGCTGGAAGTTTTGGAGTTTATGAGCGATGCTACGTCCATACCGATTTTGCTGGACGGGGATACCGGCTACGGAAACTTCAATAATGCCCGACGTCTTGTAAAAAAATTAGAATCAAGGCAAATTGCCGGTGTCTGTATAGAAGACAAATTATTTCCGAAAACCAATTCTTTTATCAGCGGAGAAGCACAACCGCTTGCGGATATCGAAGAGTTTTGCGGTAAAATCAAAGCGATGAAGGATAGCCAGACTGACGATGACTTTGTTGTCGTTGCGAGAGTGGAAGCCTTTATCGCAGGCTGGGGGCTCAGAGAGGCGCTTCGCCGCGCCGAGGCTTATCGTCAGGCGGGGGCCGACGCGATTTTGATACACAGCAAGAGAAACGATATTACTGAGATAGAAGCATTTATGAAAGAATGGGGCAACAGACTTCCAGTCGTGATTGTACCGACAAAGTATTACTCCGTTCCAACGCAGAAATTTAGAGAATTAGGTGTTAGCCTCGTGATTTGGGCTAATCATAATCTAAGGGCAGCGATCAAGGCGATGCAGGAAACGAGCCGGCAAATTTGTCAAGAACAAAGCCTTGTGAATATAGAGCCTAACGTTGTTTCTGTAGACGAAGTGTTCAGGCTTCAGGGAGTAGATGAATTGAAACAAGCCGAAAAAAGATATCTTCCGGCTTCTGGAAAGAACGTGAATGCCATTATATTGGCGGCGAGCAGAGGCGATATGGATGAGCTTACTGCAGAGATTCCAAAGACTCTGCTTGAGGTTGGAGGAAAATCCCTACTAGCGACGCAAATTGATGAATTTAATAAGGTTGGCATCAAAGATATTTGCGTGGTTAGAGGCTTTGCCAAAGATAAGGTTGCCGCAGCGAATTTTTCGGTTATTGACAATGATTTATTTGCGGAAACGAAAGAACTTTACTCCTTATATCTAGCTAAGGACAAAATTAAAGAGAATACTGTGATCAGCTATGGAGATATTATTTTCAAAAACTATATCCTCAACGATCTTCTGAACGATATGAACGACATTACCCTCATTGTTGACGCTGATGTAGAAACCATCAGTCATGATAAAGACTTCGTATCCACCGACACACCTTATTCTAAGAAACTTTACTCCAGCACTGTCCGGTTTATCAAAATGTCAGGGGACTTGAAAGAAGAAGAAATCCATGGTGAATTTATCGGTCTCTGGAAGGTGACAAAAAACGGTTCTAAAATTGTAAAAAAAGCTTTAGAAGAACTATCAAAAAGAGAAGACTTCAAACAGCTGACAATGGCAGACCTTTTTAATTACATTAGTTCGTTCCACCCTATTGCGGTGAAATATATCAAAGGTTCATGGCTTGATATCGATACCATCCGCGACCTCCAAAAGGCAGGTGATTTATTTGATAAACACTAA